In Drosophila pseudoobscura strain MV-25-SWS-2005 chromosome 4, UCI_Dpse_MV25, whole genome shotgun sequence, the following proteins share a genomic window:
- the LOC4816292 gene encoding uncharacterized protein, producing MSVTSQDKGQASEIAASRNDFEELLVENPEGSDTLSAVAAESAFEDSTVEMETKSEPEKPTSSQKELQEKPKPSATPKTKTGKELPGKKNTKKSPRSAITPPKTPRSPSKKPQKSAPKPKAKKPETPKKKEPKRWTSPKSRHDSMKEKAASERSILQPMRSASITSKLSVSSRSSRKFSKRVNESGATLRPAQSFKILQLKPKPSPPVAVAQVKSEEFIQDEVVESSDNLDNLDNLDNLDNLDHLDISQTNVVETEVVVGMDMDQRLAFLQGLKELPDIQDLSETTTIEESIPDEEEGAEEPQGPQTAARVDTGRFVEAFASSDNSHSDPSLGQSQPRPEYESQDRTDTTSTDSSEISLDGLCESDDDYPEPLWTEDTGIDIYKSMASIVQMDEIVDTVVEIGDDFYEVQHQANAEACNQLLNQLIDKAVDYAESDYVRMTRILDKDKMMKQLYKLIVVYKTQSYRNAGLDSLVSEFYLRKKCMSFITRKSASDDFSKTRYQHALLELDNLLKVELHTEKMRKAILSRLHDEVEVARIEADEKVRNFEENVRKNLCFRDGFDHLKKLVGDVLLRISTFRDDVDEVREGLLLAQHTHASLKIQLEKMETLDDGLKIHEYLSNQATNQSLNIKIQERSAELKRLYRRITYDIHGLAHWKNKELMNQNILSRMKLKLERGIQMREDLRLNIYKCKIRHNNLIKEKQNIRAAGRLMHYPVLMRDYDVTVEQVEAKRDVIKKLRLEHDRLERRVQQVSMDITEQQAKLRNIRSLTLLK from the exons ATGAGTGTGACCAGTCAAGACAAAGGGCAGGCCTCGGAAATAGCTGCTTCTCGTAATGATTTTGAAGAGCTGCTAGTCGAGAATCCCGAAGGCTCGGATACGTTATCCGCCGTAGCCGCGGAGAGCGCCTTCGAGGATTCTACAGTGGAGATGGAGACCAAATCCGAGCCAGAGAAACCCACCAGCTCGCAGAAGGAACTTCAAGAGAAGCCCAAACCGAGCgcaacaccaaaaacaaagaCTGGAAAAGAGTTGCCGGGTAAAAAGAACACCAAAAAATCACCCAGAAGTGCGATTACGCCACCAAAGACGCCAAGGTCGCCCTCGAAGAAGCCCCAAAAGTCTGCCCCGAAACCTAAAGCTAAGAAGCCTGAGACGCCCAAGAAGAAAGAACCCAAACGGTGGACATCCCCAAAAAGCCGCCACGACTCTATGAAGGAAAAAGCTGCATCGGAACGTTCTATCCTTCAGCCAATGCGCTCTGCGTCCATTACATCCAAACTTTCAGTATCGTCACGGTCTTCCCGAAAGTTCAGCAAGAGAGTAAACGAATCCGGAGCAACGTTGAGACCCGCACAGAGTTTTAAAATACTCCAATTGAAGCCTAAACCCAGTCCACCGGTTGCCGTAGCACAAGTAAAGTCGGAAGAGTTTATACAGGATGAGGTAGTGGAATCATCGGACAATTTGGACAATTTGGACAATTTGGACAATTTGGACAATTTAGACCATTTGGACATATCCCAAACGAATGTTGTCGAAACGGAGGTAGTGGTGGGAATGGACATGGACCAGAGGCTTGCCTTTCTGCAGGGCCTAAAGGAACTGCCTGACATACAGGACCTATCAGAGACCACCACCATTGAAGAATCGATTCCGGACGAAGAGGAAGGCGCGGAAGAGCCGCAAGGACCACAAACTGCTGCACGCGTGGACACTGGACGCTTTGTGGAGGCCTTCGCAAGCAGTGACAACTCCCACTCGGACCCCTCTCTGGGACAGTCTCAACCCAGGCCCGAATATGAGAGCCAAGACAGAACGGACACGACATCCACTGATAGTTCGGAAATATCGCTAGATGGTCTATGCGAAAGCGATGACGACTATCCAGAACCTCTGTGGACGGAAGATACGGGGATTGATATTTATAAAAGCATGGCGAGCATTGTACAAATGGACGAGATAGTCGACACTGTGGTTGAAATCGGAGACGATTTCTACGAAGTCCAGCATCAGGCCAATGCCGAGGCTTGTAACCAGTTGCTTAATCAGCTGATCGACAAGGCCGTGGACTATGCCGAAAGCGACTACGTTCGCATGACGCGCATCCTGGACAAGGATAAAATGATGAAGCAGCTCTATAAGCTAATCGTGGTCTACAAGACTCAGAGCTATCGCAACGCGGGGCTCGATAGTCTTGTCTCTGAATTTTACCTAAGAAAGAAATGCATGAGCTTCATCACCAGAAAGAGTGCGTCAGACGACTTCAGCAAGACTCGATACCAGCACGCCCTCCTCGAGCTTGACAACCTTCTGAAGGTGGAGCTCCACACAGAGAAGATGAGGAAGGCGATTTTAAGTAGATTGCACGACGAGGTCGAGGTCGCTAGAATCGAGGCCGACGAGAAGGTGCGCAACTTTGAGGAAAATGTCAGGAAGAACTTATGCTTCAGGGATGGGTTCGATCATCTCAAGAAACTGGTTGGGGATGTCCTGCTGCGCATCTCAACGTTTCGCGACGATGTGGACGAGGTCAGAGAAGGTCTATTGCTTGCCCAGCACACGCACGCATCACTAAAGATT CAATTGGAAAAAATGGAAACCCTGGACGATGGCCTCAAAATTCACGAGTATCTGTCCAACCAGGCCACCAACCAAAGCTTGAACATCAAAATACAAG AACGTAGTGCGGAACTCAAGCGATTGTACAGACGCATCACCTACGACATCCATGGCCTGGCCCATTGGAAGAACAAAGAGCTGATGAACCAAAATATACTTTCACGCATGAAACTTAAACTCGAACGAGGGATACAAATGAGAGAGGACCTCCGGTTGAACATCTACAAGTGCAAGATCAGGCACAATAACCTGATAAAGGAAAAGCAGAACATCCGCGCCGCCGGCCGGCTCATGCACTATCCCGTCCTCATGAGGGACTATGACGTGACCGTCGAGCAGGTGGAGGCGAAGCGGGATGTGATCAAGAAACTGCGCTTAGAACATGACCGCTTGGAGCGCAGGGTCCAACAGGTATCGATGGACATAACCGAGCAGCAAGCGAAGCTACGAAATATCCGTTCTCTGACCTTATTGAAGTGA
- the LOC6902439 gene encoding uncharacterized protein, whose amino-acid sequence MNQENKPPMTWVPAGQGGSFVGSTWGIPPYARAVFVPAGQGEPYAGAWVPNGLIEQTVGACVPAILIAPSAGVWVSTGQSGPYAGVWVPVGLIGPYAGALVPAGMNGPYASALGPTGQGAPYAGPWVPNGRIEPSSGSWGSTGQAGRPAPQNRHQKRQLLRSTYVPYSHQLEKEFEEDVAAYSNISSVDKSL is encoded by the coding sequence ATGAATCAAGAAAATAAGCCACCGATGACTTGGGTGCCCGCCGGACAGGGTGGTTCATTTGTCGGCTCTACTTGGGGGATCCCCCCATATGCAAGAGCTGTCTTTGTGCCTGCCGGGCAGGGTGAGCCATACGCAGGCGCATGGGTCCCCAACGGACTGATTGAACAAACTGTAGGCGCCTGCGTGCCCGCCATACTGATTGCACCATCTGCAGGCGTCTGGGTGTCTACCGGACAGAGTGGTCCATACGCAGGCGTCTGGGTGCCCGTCGGACTAATCGGACCATATGCAGGCGCCTTGGTGCCCGCCGGAATGAATGGACCATATGCAAGCGCCTTGGGACCCACCGGGCAGGGTGCGCCATACGCAGGCCCATGGGTCCCCAACGGACGGATTGAACCATCTTCAGGCTCATGGGGATCCACCGGGCAGGCTGGACGACCAGCTCCACAAAATCGTCATCAAAAGCGTCAGTTACTACGCTCCACCTATGTTCCTTATTCCCATCAGCTGGAGAAGGAATTCGAGGAGGACGTCGCAGCTTATAGCAATATATCCTCAGTCGACAAGAGCTTGTAA
- the LOC6902437 gene encoding proteasome subunit alpha type-4-like: MARLYDPRAVQFSPEGRLYQVEYAMEAVCASNLCLGLVAADGVLLAAERCNSRLVGGPSGKMFRLASNVACTWAGVSADATKLIDEMRISAQRFRFNYGETIPCEGLVADICDVKQSYTQWGGRRPFGVSILYMGWDEVYGYQLYNSDPSGNYSGWKATAAGHDFDVASSLLEQEIDPEVSISLEEAKDLAMKVLDCTLGTANLIPNKLEMSTLHRASDGCCIYTLLEMSDVEKLTEKYTKGGDAN, from the coding sequence ATGGCACGTCTGTATGATCCCCGAGCCGTTCAGTTTTCGCCAGAGGGCCGCCTCTACCAAGTGGAATATGCCATGGAGGCCGTCTGCGCTTCCAACCTGTGCCTGGGCTTAGTTGCCGCTGATGGCGTTTTGCTAGCCGCGGAACGCTGCAACAGTCGACTCGTCGGCGGGCCATCGGGAAAGATGTTTCGCTTGGCTAGCAACGTGGCTTGCACCTGGGCCGGAGTCTCAGCCGATGCCACGAAACTGATTGATGAGATGCGAATTTCAGCCCAACGCTTCAGATTTAACTATGGAGAAACGATTCCATGTGAGGGACTCGTGGCCGATATATGCGACGTCAAGCAGTCCTACACTCAGTGGGGCGGCAGGCGGCCCTTCGGCGTTTCCATTCTGTACATGGGCTGGGACGAAGTCTATGGCTACCAGCTGTACAATTCCGATCCCAGCGGCAACTACAGTGGCTGGAAGGCTACTGCCGCTGGCCATGACTTTGACGTCGCCAGCTCCCTGCTGGAGCAGGAGATAGACCCCGAAGTATCCATTAGTCTGGAAGAAGCCAAAGACCTTGCCATGAAGGTACTGGACTGCACTCTGGGCACCGCTAATCTGATTCCGAACAAGTTGGAGATGTCCACCTTGCACCGCGCAAGTGATGGCTGCTGCATCTACACTCTTCTTGAGATGAGCGATGTGGAGAAGCTGACCGAAAAGTATACAAAAGGAGGGGATGCCAACTAG